Proteins from a single region of Streptomyces sp. TN58:
- a CDS encoding bifunctional glycosyltransferase 87/phosphatase PAP2 family protein produces MANAAEHSTADGHAGVIDGAGRLGAARLLLWALAGALAVRQAAAVLRVPPAEWLGGLHLPGSGGFGGSGGGYGGFGGAVASLYDTGQFAGTPFAGLVLKPLAGLASPSLEVAWTCVTLLSVAAIGLVAARALPDPVPRRTALLAAPALTALMMVSLPVREAASPGRTALVPVLLVLLAALRVPGDRPAGLLVGLAAALQPALLLFAPLLWLTGRRPAARTAAAAFAAVTALSWAAKPRDSWTYWVHHLAGTGLGGAPDGLANQSVHGALLRLGLTGPVEVLLYAALAGLIVWLGLRRAVRYARDGQLLLAVALTGCVAVAVSPVGWRHQLLWVLLAVAGKTGKRAADRRVWPVAVILAVTLPSAVLLPNLGALAPVRDNVLLLTAVAAACAVPFLARSSPYWRDPVPTDYGRPAQARWTRVPLLPFWRRVLSRPNLLLELLLIRVGYSLYSHIRAAAPASRSLAEGNGGQILGIERALGLDIEHAVNHAVVATPWLEAFFDFYYTSFHFVVPLTILAVLYWRRPGDYRWARASLGLATVLALAGFWLYPLAPPRLMPGLGFVDTVHGPQDLANPSYGAMTAISNQYAAMPSLHFGWSLWCGIVIVVLAPKGWQKLLGALHPLITVCAIVATANHWVLDAVGGAAVVTAGFGLVHVLSGPRGLRTSLPAQRADADGTEAEAASAAPAPGAPPAALPVPARHS; encoded by the coding sequence GTGGCTAACGCGGCAGAGCACAGCACAGCGGACGGACATGCCGGGGTCATAGACGGTGCCGGCAGGCTCGGTGCGGCGCGCCTCCTCCTGTGGGCCCTGGCCGGAGCCCTCGCCGTCAGACAGGCCGCCGCGGTGCTGCGCGTGCCGCCCGCGGAGTGGCTGGGCGGCCTGCACCTGCCCGGCTCCGGCGGATTCGGCGGTTCAGGCGGCGGTTACGGCGGTTTCGGCGGTGCGGTCGCCTCGCTCTACGACACCGGGCAGTTCGCCGGCACGCCCTTCGCCGGACTGGTTCTCAAGCCGCTCGCCGGCCTCGCCTCCCCCTCCCTGGAGGTCGCCTGGACCTGCGTGACGCTGCTGTCCGTCGCCGCGATCGGACTCGTTGCCGCCCGCGCCCTGCCCGACCCCGTGCCACGCCGCACCGCGCTGCTCGCCGCGCCCGCCCTGACGGCCCTGATGATGGTCTCGCTGCCCGTCCGGGAGGCCGCCTCGCCCGGCCGGACCGCCCTCGTTCCCGTCCTTTTGGTGCTCCTGGCGGCCCTCCGCGTACCCGGCGACCGGCCCGCGGGCCTCCTCGTCGGCCTCGCCGCCGCGCTCCAGCCGGCCCTGCTGCTCTTCGCCCCGCTGCTGTGGCTCACCGGACGCCGCCCCGCCGCGCGGACCGCCGCCGCGGCCTTCGCCGCCGTCACCGCGCTGTCGTGGGCGGCCAAGCCCCGCGACTCCTGGACGTACTGGGTCCACCACCTGGCCGGCACCGGCCTCGGCGGCGCCCCTGACGGCCTCGCCAACCAGTCCGTGCACGGCGCCCTGCTCCGCCTCGGCCTGACCGGCCCGGTGGAGGTCCTGCTCTACGCCGCCCTCGCGGGGCTCATCGTCTGGCTCGGCCTGCGCCGCGCGGTCCGCTACGCCCGCGACGGCCAACTCCTGCTCGCCGTCGCCCTCACCGGCTGCGTGGCCGTCGCCGTGTCCCCGGTCGGCTGGCGCCACCAGCTGCTGTGGGTGCTGCTCGCCGTCGCCGGGAAGACCGGCAAGCGCGCCGCCGACCGGCGCGTGTGGCCGGTCGCCGTCATCCTCGCCGTGACCCTGCCGAGCGCGGTCCTCCTGCCGAACCTGGGCGCGCTGGCCCCCGTACGCGACAACGTGCTGCTGCTCACCGCCGTCGCGGCGGCCTGCGCGGTGCCGTTCCTGGCGCGCTCGTCCCCGTACTGGCGTGATCCCGTACCCACCGACTACGGACGGCCGGCGCAGGCCCGCTGGACGCGTGTGCCGCTGCTGCCGTTCTGGCGGCGCGTGCTGTCCCGCCCGAACCTCCTGCTGGAACTGCTGCTGATACGGGTCGGCTACTCGCTCTACTCCCACATCCGGGCCGCCGCCCCCGCCAGCCGCTCCCTCGCCGAGGGCAACGGCGGTCAGATCCTGGGGATCGAGCGGGCGCTGGGCCTCGACATCGAACACGCGGTGAACCACGCCGTGGTGGCCACGCCCTGGCTGGAGGCCTTCTTCGACTTCTACTACACCTCCTTCCACTTCGTGGTCCCGCTGACGATCCTGGCGGTCCTGTACTGGAGGCGCCCCGGCGACTACCGCTGGGCCCGCGCCTCCCTCGGCCTGGCCACGGTGCTGGCCCTCGCCGGTTTCTGGCTGTACCCGCTCGCCCCGCCGCGCCTGATGCCGGGCCTCGGCTTCGTCGACACCGTGCACGGACCGCAGGACCTGGCCAACCCGTCGTACGGGGCCATGACCGCGATCTCCAACCAGTACGCGGCGATGCCCTCGCTGCACTTCGGCTGGTCGCTGTGGTGCGGGATCGTGATCGTGGTGCTGGCCCCGAAGGGCTGGCAGAAACTGCTGGGGGCGCTGCACCCGCTGATCACCGTGTGCGCGATCGTCGCCACCGCCAACCATTGGGTGCTGGACGCGGTGGGCGGAGCGGCCGTCGTCACCGCCGGCTTCGGGCTCGTCCACGTGCTGTCCGGCCCGCGCGGCCTGCGCACGAGCCTCCCGGCACAGCGCGCCGACGCCGACGGCACGGAAGCGGAGGCGGCCTCCGCCGCACCCGCACCCGGTGCGCCCCCCGCGGCCCTACCCGTACCGGCACGCCACAGCTGA
- a CDS encoding peptidoglycan-binding domain-containing protein, with translation MERLQRLLAAQGLYRGKFHGRFDWRVEDALLDFQYDRGIDPQEWGVYGPLTRKAMEG, from the coding sequence GTGGAAAGGCTCCAGCGGCTGCTGGCGGCGCAGGGCCTGTACCGGGGCAAATTCCACGGGCGGTTCGACTGGAGGGTCGAGGACGCACTGCTGGACTTCCAGTACGACCGTGGGATCGACCCGCAGGAGTGGGGCGTCTACGGACCCCTGACCCGCAAGGCGATGGAGGGGTAG
- a CDS encoding MFS transporter, producing the protein MAQDATKGAGAPVQGPQKAGPAGEHSAREVLVPIGALLLGLLIAALDQTIVSTALPTIVSDLGGMAHLAWVVTAYMLAATAATPLWGKLGDQYGRKKLFQYAIVLFLIGSALCGLAQDMPQLIGFRALQGLGGGGLIVLSMAIVGDIVPPRERGRYQGLFGGVFGATSVLGPLLGGLFVDNLSWRWVFYINLPIGLVALVVIAAALHIPARPSKHTIDYLGTFLIACVATCLVLVASLGATWGWGSTRIIGVAVLGVLLLAAFLLVERKAAEPVLPLGLFRIRTFTLCSAISFVVGFAMFGAMVYLPTFLQIVQGVSPTMSGVHMLPMVIGMLISSTASGQIVSRTGRWKVFPIAGTAVTAIGLLLLHQLHRTSSTWEMSVYFFVFGAGLGLVMQVLVLVVQNAVSYADLGVATSGATFFRSIGAAFGVAIFGTVFTNQLDDELATSLAGVTLPADAGTAQLEADPRAIGALPPDLRPRVLDAYATAITDVFLYAVPVVLIAFLLSWFLREDKLRASVTAPDVTETLASNPVHRSSHEEVARALTVLGTREGRRHVYEKITEKAGYDLLPASSWLLLRINKYGSAEPALLAERVNVPLKVITDAGRQIEERGLAVREGLPLVLTDRGREAAARLSKARQDSLAELLGDWWGPDRPTDLVKLVEEINAELCGSDTEEPYDAEPRRDHAAP; encoded by the coding sequence ATGGCTCAGGATGCGACCAAAGGAGCAGGGGCCCCCGTTCAAGGCCCGCAGAAGGCGGGCCCCGCCGGCGAGCACAGCGCCCGCGAGGTGCTCGTCCCCATCGGCGCACTGCTTCTGGGCCTGCTGATCGCGGCACTCGACCAGACCATCGTCTCCACCGCCCTGCCGACCATCGTCAGCGACCTCGGCGGCATGGCCCACCTGGCCTGGGTGGTCACCGCCTACATGCTCGCCGCCACCGCCGCCACCCCCCTGTGGGGCAAGCTCGGCGACCAGTACGGACGCAAGAAGCTCTTCCAGTACGCCATCGTCCTCTTCCTGATCGGATCGGCGCTGTGCGGCCTGGCACAGGACATGCCCCAGCTCATCGGCTTCCGCGCCCTGCAGGGCCTGGGCGGTGGCGGACTGATCGTGCTGTCGATGGCGATCGTCGGTGACATCGTCCCGCCGCGCGAACGCGGCAGATACCAGGGCCTTTTCGGCGGCGTCTTCGGCGCGACCAGCGTGCTGGGCCCGCTGCTGGGCGGCCTGTTCGTCGACAACCTCTCCTGGCGCTGGGTCTTCTACATCAACCTCCCCATCGGTCTCGTCGCCCTCGTCGTCATCGCCGCCGCGCTCCACATTCCGGCACGCCCCTCGAAGCACACCATCGACTACCTCGGAACCTTCCTCATCGCCTGCGTCGCCACCTGCCTCGTCCTCGTCGCGTCCCTCGGCGCCACCTGGGGCTGGGGCTCGACCCGGATCATCGGCGTCGCCGTCCTCGGCGTCCTGCTCCTCGCCGCCTTCCTGCTCGTCGAACGCAAGGCCGCCGAACCCGTACTGCCGCTGGGACTCTTCCGCATCCGCACCTTCACCCTCTGCTCGGCGATCAGCTTCGTCGTCGGCTTCGCGATGTTCGGGGCGATGGTCTACCTGCCGACCTTCCTCCAGATCGTCCAGGGCGTCTCACCGACCATGTCCGGCGTCCACATGCTGCCGATGGTCATCGGCATGCTGATCTCCTCCACCGCCTCCGGCCAGATCGTCAGCCGGACCGGCCGCTGGAAGGTCTTCCCCATCGCCGGAACCGCCGTCACCGCCATCGGCCTGCTCCTCCTCCACCAACTGCACCGCACCAGCTCCACCTGGGAGATGAGCGTCTACTTCTTCGTGTTCGGCGCCGGACTCGGCCTGGTCATGCAGGTGCTCGTCCTCGTCGTGCAGAACGCCGTCAGCTACGCCGACCTCGGCGTCGCCACCTCCGGTGCCACCTTCTTCCGCTCCATCGGAGCCGCCTTCGGCGTCGCGATCTTCGGCACGGTCTTCACCAACCAGCTCGACGACGAACTGGCCACCTCCCTCGCCGGCGTCACCCTGCCCGCAGACGCCGGCACAGCCCAGCTGGAGGCGGACCCCCGGGCCATCGGTGCCCTTCCCCCCGATCTCCGCCCGCGTGTCCTGGACGCCTACGCCACCGCCATCACCGACGTGTTCCTCTACGCCGTCCCCGTCGTCCTGATCGCCTTCCTGCTCTCCTGGTTCCTGAGGGAGGACAAGCTGCGCGCCTCCGTCACCGCACCCGACGTCACCGAGACACTCGCCTCCAACCCCGTCCACCGCTCCTCCCACGAGGAGGTCGCCCGCGCGCTGACCGTCCTCGGCACCCGCGAGGGCCGACGCCACGTCTACGAGAAGATCACCGAGAAGGCCGGCTACGACCTGCTGCCCGCCTCCAGCTGGCTGCTGCTGCGGATCAACAAATACGGCTCGGCCGAACCGGCCCTGCTCGCCGAGCGCGTCAACGTGCCGCTGAAGGTCATCACGGACGCCGGCCGGCAGATCGAGGAGCGCGGACTCGCCGTCCGGGAGGGCCTCCCACTGGTCCTGACCGATCGCGGCCGCGAGGCCGCGGCCAGGCTCAGCAAGGCCCGGCAGGATTCCCTCGCCGAACTGCTGGGCGACTGGTGGGGCCCCGACCGGCCGACCGACCTGGTCAAACTGGTCGAGGAGATCAACGCGGAACTGTGCGGATCCGACACCGAGGAGCCCTACGACGCCGAGCCCCGGCGCGACCACGCCGCTCCGTGA
- a CDS encoding steroid 3-ketoacyl-CoA thiolase, translated as MAAEPVIVEAVRTPIGKRGGALANLHPAYLLGETYRELLARTGIQPDCVEQIVGGTVTHAGEQSMNPARNAWLAMGLPYETAATTVDCQCGSSQQANHMVANMISGGVMDIGIACGVEAMSRVPLGSGSKHGPGKPFPDEWNVDLPNQFEAAERIARNRGLTREDVDRLGLQSQERARTAWAEERFKRETFAVQVPTTEEEQAAGQGMWRLVDRDEGLRDTSMDALARLKPVMPTAVHTAGNSSQISDGAAAVMWASRKMARALKLKPRARIVAQALVGADPHYHLDGPIDATRAVLGKAGMSLKDIDLVEINEAFASVVLSWAKVFDQDLEKVNVNGGGIALGHPVGATGARLITTALHELERRDKEFALITMCAGGAQATGTIIQRL; from the coding sequence ATGGCCGCGGAACCCGTCATCGTCGAAGCCGTACGCACCCCCATCGGCAAGCGCGGAGGCGCGCTCGCCAACCTCCACCCCGCCTACCTGCTCGGCGAGACCTACCGCGAACTCCTCGCCCGTACCGGAATCCAGCCCGACTGCGTCGAGCAGATCGTCGGCGGCACCGTCACCCACGCCGGCGAGCAGTCCATGAACCCCGCCCGCAACGCCTGGCTCGCCATGGGGCTCCCGTACGAGACCGCCGCGACCACCGTGGACTGCCAGTGCGGCAGCTCCCAGCAGGCCAACCACATGGTCGCCAACATGATCTCCGGCGGCGTCATGGACATCGGCATCGCCTGCGGCGTCGAGGCCATGAGCCGGGTGCCGCTGGGCTCGGGCTCCAAACACGGCCCGGGCAAGCCCTTCCCCGACGAGTGGAACGTCGACCTCCCCAACCAGTTCGAGGCCGCCGAACGCATCGCCCGCAACCGCGGCCTGACCCGCGAGGACGTCGACCGCCTGGGGCTGCAGTCCCAGGAGCGGGCCCGGACCGCCTGGGCCGAGGAGCGGTTCAAGCGCGAGACCTTCGCCGTGCAGGTGCCCACCACCGAGGAGGAACAGGCCGCGGGCCAGGGCATGTGGCGCCTGGTCGACCGGGACGAGGGGCTGCGCGACACCAGCATGGACGCCCTGGCCCGGCTCAAGCCGGTCATGCCCACCGCCGTGCACACCGCGGGCAACTCCTCGCAGATATCCGACGGCGCCGCCGCGGTGATGTGGGCCTCACGGAAGATGGCCCGCGCCCTCAAGCTCAAGCCGCGCGCCAGGATCGTCGCCCAGGCACTCGTCGGCGCCGACCCCCACTACCACCTCGACGGGCCGATCGACGCGACACGGGCCGTGCTCGGCAAGGCCGGGATGTCGCTCAAGGACATCGACCTCGTCGAGATCAACGAGGCCTTCGCCTCCGTCGTCCTCAGCTGGGCCAAGGTCTTCGACCAGGACCTGGAGAAGGTCAACGTCAACGGCGGCGGCATCGCCCTCGGCCACCCCGTCGGCGCCACCGGTGCCCGCCTGATCACCACGGCACTGCACGAGCTGGAACGCCGCGACAAGGAGTTCGCCCTGATCACGATGTGCGCCGGCGGCGCACAGGCGACCGGGACGATCATCCAGCGCCTCTGA
- a CDS encoding nuclear transport factor 2 family protein, translating to MAEHPDCALIRRGYEAFGNGDMDALGALMTADVIHHVPGNNPMSGHHKGREQVLDFYRRLGEETKGTFQVHLESVLADGRGHVMSFHTARGDRGDRGIEIREGLFFTIVGHKITDIDQCTADIDEEDAFWS from the coding sequence ATGGCAGAGCATCCGGACTGTGCCCTGATCCGCCGCGGCTACGAGGCCTTCGGCAACGGCGACATGGACGCGCTGGGCGCGCTCATGACCGCCGACGTCATCCACCACGTGCCGGGCAACAACCCCATGTCCGGACACCACAAGGGCCGGGAGCAGGTCCTCGACTTCTACCGCCGCCTCGGCGAGGAGACCAAGGGCACCTTCCAGGTGCACCTGGAATCGGTGCTCGCGGACGGCCGAGGGCACGTGATGAGCTTCCACACGGCGCGCGGTGACCGAGGCGACCGCGGTATCGAGATCCGCGAAGGGCTCTTCTTCACGATCGTCGGCCACAAGATCACCGACATCGACCAGTGCACCGCGGACATCGACGAGGAAGACGCCTTCTGGAGCTGA
- a CDS encoding antibiotic biosynthesis monooxygenase family protein encodes MSIVKINALTVPAEQREVLERRFASRAGTVESSDGFEWFELLRPVEGTDQYLVYTRWRSEEDFQAWMEGPMKAAHQGGGGEGGAAGAERPKPAASASTVWSFEVVQQAAPKKA; translated from the coding sequence ATGAGCATCGTGAAGATCAACGCACTGACGGTTCCCGCGGAGCAGCGGGAGGTCCTGGAGCGGCGCTTCGCCTCGCGCGCCGGGACGGTGGAGAGCTCGGACGGCTTCGAGTGGTTCGAGCTGCTGCGGCCGGTGGAGGGCACCGACCAGTACCTCGTCTACACGCGCTGGCGTTCGGAGGAGGACTTCCAGGCGTGGATGGAGGGGCCGATGAAGGCCGCGCACCAGGGTGGCGGCGGCGAGGGCGGGGCGGCGGGCGCGGAGCGGCCGAAGCCGGCGGCCTCGGCTTCGACGGTGTGGTCGTTCGAGGTCGTGCAGCAGGCGGCTCCGAAGAAGGCCTGA
- a CDS encoding transglycosylase SLT domain-containing protein, translated as MSSACPRPPLSPSEGSSVSNAVIRRIAASKKTLVGSVLALGVAGSMLAAVPAQAAPTGAKAIAQQMIKDPAQFAAFDKIVSHESGWNPSATNASSGAYGLVQALPGSKMASAGADWKTNPATQIKWGLDYMNSRYGSPVEAWNFWQANHWY; from the coding sequence ATGTCCTCGGCATGCCCGCGACCGCCCTTGTCCCCTTCGGAAGGTTCATCCGTGTCCAACGCCGTCATCCGCCGCATCGCCGCCTCCAAGAAGACCCTCGTCGGTTCCGTCCTCGCCCTGGGCGTCGCCGGTTCCATGCTGGCCGCGGTTCCCGCGCAGGCCGCTCCGACGGGTGCGAAGGCGATCGCACAGCAGATGATCAAGGACCCGGCGCAGTTCGCGGCCTTCGACAAGATCGTCTCGCACGAGAGCGGCTGGAACCCGTCCGCGACGAACGCCTCCTCCGGCGCGTACGGCCTGGTCCAGGCCCTGCCGGGGTCGAAGATGGCTTCCGCGGGCGCCGACTGGAAGACGAACCCGGCCACCCAGATCAAGTGGGGCCTGGACTACATGAACTCCCGCTACGGCAGCCCGGTCGAGGCCTGGAACTTCTGGCAGGCCAACCACTGGTACTAA
- a CDS encoding GNAT family N-acetyltransferase, producing the protein MNTHSEHGHRTSSPSPSPSPSPSPTWTVSPEPFGTSDATRLRRAYYAEVAGRYWKREVTEAEIDQGLLDFPDDGLEPPTGRFVVGRLDGEALACGGIRLLDAVTAELTRVYVDRRARGTGGGAALLGALEAQSRALGAERIRLDTRSDLVEARALYARHGYAEIPAYNSGPYAEHWFEKRLV; encoded by the coding sequence ATGAACACTCACAGCGAACACGGACACCGCACCTCGTCACCGTCCCCGTCCCCGTCCCCGTCCCCGTCACCCACCTGGACCGTCTCCCCCGAACCGTTCGGCACGAGCGATGCCACCAGGCTGCGCCGCGCCTATTACGCCGAGGTCGCCGGCCGGTACTGGAAACGCGAGGTCACCGAGGCCGAGATCGACCAGGGGTTGCTGGACTTCCCCGACGACGGGCTGGAACCGCCGACGGGCCGGTTCGTCGTCGGCCGCCTGGACGGCGAGGCCCTGGCCTGCGGCGGCATCCGCCTGCTCGACGCGGTCACCGCCGAGCTCACCAGGGTGTACGTCGACCGGCGCGCCCGCGGTACCGGCGGCGGGGCGGCCCTGCTCGGCGCCCTGGAGGCGCAGAGCCGGGCGCTGGGCGCCGAGCGGATCCGGCTGGACACCCGGTCGGACCTCGTGGAGGCCCGCGCACTGTATGCGCGCCACGGCTACGCCGAGATACCGGCGTACAACTCCGGCCCGTATGCGGAGCACTGGTTCGAGAAGCGCCTGGTCTGA
- a CDS encoding HAD-IA family hydrolase → MPASTITTTAPAVLTAKALLLDMDGTIVNSDAVVERCWRDWAVSHGLDPQEALKVVHGRQGYATMAVLLPDRPMEVNLAENAEMLARETADTEGVVPVVGAPAFMAAIAGLPHALVTSADAALATARMAAAALPMPAVRVTAESVAASKPDPEGFLKGAAALGVDPADCIVFEDSAAGIAAGRAAGMRVIGVGPRAAAHGPTVHVADLASLAVTTGPAGSIRITVQPEPEDSPAR, encoded by the coding sequence ATGCCGGCCAGCACCATCACCACCACCGCACCCGCAGTCCTCACCGCCAAGGCCCTGCTCCTCGACATGGACGGCACGATCGTCAATTCCGACGCGGTGGTGGAACGCTGCTGGCGTGACTGGGCGGTGTCCCACGGGCTGGACCCACAGGAGGCCCTGAAGGTGGTCCACGGCCGCCAGGGCTACGCCACCATGGCCGTCCTGCTGCCGGACCGCCCCATGGAGGTCAATCTCGCCGAGAACGCCGAGATGCTGGCGCGCGAGACGGCCGACACCGAGGGCGTGGTCCCCGTCGTCGGCGCCCCGGCCTTCATGGCCGCCATCGCCGGCCTGCCGCACGCCCTGGTCACGTCCGCCGACGCCGCTCTCGCCACCGCCCGGATGGCGGCCGCCGCGCTCCCCATGCCCGCGGTACGGGTCACGGCCGAGTCCGTCGCGGCCAGCAAGCCGGACCCCGAGGGCTTCCTCAAGGGTGCCGCCGCCCTGGGCGTGGACCCGGCCGACTGCATCGTCTTCGAGGACTCGGCCGCGGGTATCGCCGCCGGCCGGGCGGCCGGCATGCGCGTGATCGGCGTGGGCCCCCGCGCCGCCGCGCACGGCCCGACGGTGCACGTTGCGGACCTCGCGTCCCTCGCCGTCACGACCGGCCCCGCCGGCTCGATCCGCATCACGGTGCAGCCGGAGCCCGAGGACTCGCCCGCGCGGTAG
- a CDS encoding cytochrome P450, giving the protein MSCPALPDGFDATDPDLLQSRVPYPEFALLRQTAPVWWCPQRRGVTGFDDEGYWAVTRHADVKYVSTHPELFSSTTNTAIIRFNEHIQRDAIDAQRLIMLNMDPPEHSRVRQIVQRGFTPRAIRGLEHALRDRARNIVEEASAAAADGSFDFVTQVACELPLQAIAELIGVPQKDRARIFDWSNKMVAYDDPEYAITAEVGSDAAMELIGYAMTLAAQRKECPAQDIVTQLVAAEGQGNLGSDEFGFFVLLLAVAGNETTRNAISHGMHAFLTHPEQWELYKATRPSTAAEEIVRWATPVVSFQRTATQDTELGGQKIKAGDRVGLFYSSANHDPEVFENPDVFDITRDPNPHLGFGGGGPHFCLGKSLAVMEIDLIFNALADALPDLRMAGEAPRRLRAAWLNGIKELRVSHG; this is encoded by the coding sequence ATGTCCTGCCCCGCGCTCCCCGACGGCTTCGACGCCACCGACCCCGACCTGCTGCAAAGCCGGGTCCCGTACCCGGAGTTCGCGCTGCTGCGGCAGACCGCGCCCGTGTGGTGGTGCCCGCAGCGGCGGGGGGTCACCGGCTTCGACGACGAGGGCTACTGGGCCGTGACCCGGCACGCGGACGTCAAGTACGTCTCCACGCACCCCGAGTTGTTCTCCTCGACGACCAACACCGCGATCATCCGCTTCAACGAGCACATCCAGCGCGACGCCATAGACGCCCAGCGCCTGATCATGCTGAACATGGACCCGCCGGAACACTCCCGCGTACGCCAGATCGTGCAGCGCGGCTTCACCCCGCGGGCCATCCGCGGTCTGGAGCACGCCCTGCGCGACCGGGCCCGGAACATCGTCGAGGAGGCCTCGGCGGCGGCGGCCGACGGCAGCTTCGACTTCGTCACGCAGGTGGCGTGCGAGCTTCCGCTGCAGGCCATCGCCGAGCTGATCGGCGTACCGCAGAAGGACCGCGCCAGGATCTTCGACTGGTCGAACAAGATGGTCGCCTACGACGACCCCGAGTACGCGATCACGGCCGAGGTCGGCTCCGACGCCGCCATGGAGCTCATCGGCTACGCGATGACCCTGGCCGCGCAGCGCAAGGAGTGCCCGGCCCAGGACATCGTCACCCAACTGGTGGCGGCCGAGGGCCAGGGCAACCTCGGCTCCGACGAGTTCGGCTTCTTCGTGCTGCTGCTGGCCGTCGCGGGCAACGAGACCACCCGCAACGCCATCAGCCACGGCATGCACGCCTTCCTCACCCACCCCGAGCAGTGGGAGTTGTACAAGGCGACCCGCCCGTCGACCGCCGCGGAGGAGATCGTCCGCTGGGCCACCCCGGTGGTGTCCTTCCAGCGGACCGCCACCCAGGACACCGAGCTGGGCGGCCAGAAGATCAAGGCAGGCGACCGGGTGGGGCTGTTCTACTCCTCCGCCAACCACGACCCCGAGGTCTTCGAGAACCCGGACGTCTTCGACATCACCCGCGACCCGAACCCGCACCTGGGATTCGGCGGCGGCGGCCCGCACTTCTGCCTCGGCAAGTCCCTCGCCGTGATGGAGATCGACCTGATCTTCAACGCCCTGGCCGACGCGCTGCCCGACCTGCGGATGGCAGGGGAGGCTCCGCGCCGCCTGAGGGCGGCGTGGCTCAACGGCATCAAGGAGCTCCGGGTCAGCCACGGCTGA
- a CDS encoding ECF transporter S component produces the protein MSRTTSRPANRPVNRPVRIGPRAAAALILVSLIGVAAFGWPLLADRQSGLAHSQDAPWLFAALLPLLVAVVVATIADNGMDAKAVAMLGVLAAVGAALRPLGAGTAGLEPMFFLMVLAGRVLGPGFGFVLGSVTMFASALLTGGVGPWMPFQMLAMGWFALGAGLLPGPERIRGRAELAMLAAYGFAAAFAYGLVMNLQGWVIIQGMAQGISFHPGEPLAANLVRFGAYYLATSLGWDLGRASLTVVLTLALGGTLLRALRRATRRAAFDAQASFAPEAADARGTATQRCAPGHGG, from the coding sequence ATGAGCCGCACGACGAGCCGCCCGGCGAACCGCCCGGTGAACCGCCCGGTCCGGATCGGCCCCCGGGCCGCCGCCGCCCTGATCCTCGTATCCCTCATCGGCGTCGCGGCCTTCGGGTGGCCGCTGCTCGCCGACCGGCAGTCGGGGCTCGCCCACTCCCAGGACGCCCCGTGGCTGTTCGCGGCGCTGCTGCCGCTCCTCGTCGCCGTGGTCGTGGCGACGATCGCGGACAACGGCATGGACGCGAAGGCGGTGGCGATGCTCGGTGTGCTCGCGGCGGTCGGGGCGGCGCTGAGACCGCTGGGTGCGGGCACGGCCGGGCTGGAGCCGATGTTCTTCCTGATGGTCCTGGCCGGGCGGGTGCTCGGCCCGGGCTTCGGTTTCGTCCTGGGCTCGGTGACGATGTTCGCCTCCGCGCTGCTGACGGGCGGGGTCGGGCCGTGGATGCCGTTCCAGATGCTGGCGATGGGCTGGTTCGCGCTGGGGGCGGGGCTGCTGCCCGGCCCGGAGCGGATCCGGGGCCGGGCGGAACTGGCGATGCTGGCGGCGTACGGCTTCGCGGCCGCTTTCGCGTACGGGCTGGTGATGAACCTGCAGGGCTGGGTGATCATCCAGGGCATGGCTCAGGGCATCTCCTTCCACCCCGGGGAGCCGCTGGCCGCGAACCTGGTGCGGTTCGGCGCGTACTACCTGGCGACGTCGCTGGGCTGGGACCTGGGGCGGGCGTCGCTGACGGTCGTACTGACCCTCGCGCTCGGCGGCACGCTGCTGCGGGCACTGCGGCGGGCGACCCGCAGGGCGGCGTTCGACGCGCAGGCGTCCTTCGCTCCGGAGGCCGCGGACGCCCGTGGAACTGCCACACAGCGGTGTGCGCCCGGCCACGGAGGGTGA